The sequence below is a genomic window from Natrinema salifodinae.
ACACGTACAAAGTACGCGAAGATTTAGCTACGCAGAGATTCGTCTGTGACGGGACGAACGGAAAACCGAAAACTCGGATCGGCTCGGTTACGCTTCAGCGAGGACGTCGTCGTACTCGCCGTCGTCGACGCGCTCCTTGAACTCGCGGGCGTCGTTGCCCTCGATGGTGACGCCCATCGAGGCGCAGGTGCCGACGACTTCCTTCGCGGCGTTTTTCACGTCGTAAGCGAGCAGGTCGGGGTGTTTCTGCTCGGCGATCTGTCTGACCTGATCGACGGAGAGGTCCGCGACGAAGTCCTCCTGGGGTTCGCCGCTGCCGGTGTCGAAGCCGGCCTCGTCCTTGATGAGTTCGGCCGTCGGCGGGACACCGACGTCGATCTCGAAGGAGCCGTCGTCCTCGTAGTCGACGGTGACGGGGACTTCGGTCCCGTCGAACGCCTCGGTCTGATCGTTGATCTCTTGGACGACCGCCTGCACGTCGACGGGCGTCGGTCCGAGCTCGGGACCGAGCGGCGGGCCGGGATCGGCCTGGCCACCCGGAACGAGCACTTCGATGGTTCCAGCCATACCCGTCACAACCCGTGCGCGAGTTTTAAGGATTGCTTTTTCGGGCAGTCTTCGTCTGTGACCATCTGACGTGCTACTTACTTTCGTGATCGAGGTCGATCACTCGACGCTTTCCGCTCGCCACTCGGCGAACGAGTCGAGGACGTCGCTCTCGTCGAAGCGCTCGATACAGGGAACGTCGTAGGGATGGACCTCTCGCACGCGTGTGACGAGGTCGTCGTACGCCTCGTCGGTGGTCTTCGCGAGCAGGACCTCCTCGTCGTCGTGGTGGATCTCGCCGTCCCAGCGGTAGGTCGAGGTCGTCGCGAGCCGGTTGACGCAGGCGGCGAGTCGCTCCTCGACCAAGCGGTCAGCGAGCTCGTCGGCCGCTTCGGGCGGAGCCGTAATGTAGACGGTCGGCATACCTGCGGCTACGACCGAGTCGAGGAAAAGCGCACCGTCACGGTTCGAGTTCGGGCTCCGCCTCGGCTCGGCGGCCGCCCGCGACGGCGCAACGACGCGACGGGAGAAGCGGAGACGATCAGCTATCGGGGCCGTCGACCGGATTGAACGTGCCGTTGATGTCCCACTCGTGGATGCAGTGCGGGTTGCCGACTCGCTTTTCGCCGTCCTCGCGGGCGATCTGCCAGGCCTCGAGGTCGTCGTCCCACGCTTCCGCTCGGTCGCACTCCTCGCAAACTCTCGCGGTCGGTTTTCGTACCTGTGCGCTCATTACCACACCGTGCGAACTCGACGCATATAACGGTATTCGTGTGCGGCAAGTGCTGCCCGCCGGTGACAGGTTCCGATCGGGGTTCCGGACTCGTTTTCACATCTGGTACTCGCGGGCGAAGTTCCAAGAGGGTGGCTTCGGTTGCCGGGGGCATGCACTACGGTCTCGACATCGGACCGGAAGCGGTTCGGGCCGCCACCGACGCGGACGACGACCCGGCGATCGAGTCGCTCCCGCCAGTCGTGGCACCGGTCGACGACGCCGCGCTCGACGCGGCGGACCTCTCGGGGGAGGGACGAACCGTCAACGGGGATGGAACGACGTACGCGGTCGGCGCGGACGCGAGAGCGGTCGCCGAGGTGAGCGACGAGGAGACGGCGTCGCTGTTCGAAAACGGCATCCTCCACGAGGACACGACGGCGTACGCCGCGCCGGCACTGGACGCGCTCATCGACGATATCGTCGACGATGCGACCGCCGAACGACTCTGCTACACGACGCCAGGCGCGCTCGTCGACGCGGCGGTGCCGACCGACGCGCACCGCGAGGCCGTCGAATCGGTCCTGGCCGACCGCGGGATCGACGCGACGCCGATTAGCACCGGCTTCGCCGTCGTCTACGACCAACTCGCCGACGATAACTACACCGGGCTCGGGATCCGCCTCGGCGCGCAGACGAGCAGCGTCGCGCTCGCGTACTACGGCGTCCCGGCGATGGCCGTCTCGATCGCGAAGGGCCGCGATTGGGTCATCGAGCGCGCGGCCGGGGACACCGGTTACGCGCCCGAGCAGGTCGCCGGCGTGCTCGATGACTTCGTGCTCGATCCCGACGCGGCGGCAGGCGGCGTCGAGAGCGCGCTTGCACAGGCCTACGACGACCTGGTAGCCGAACTGATCGACGCGATCCGGACGGCGGCCGACGAGAGCGACGTCCAGCAGGGCCTGGCGGTCCCGATCGCGATCGCAGGCGCAGGTGCGATCGAGGGCGTCGAGTATCTGGTCGGCGGGCGGTTCGACGCCGCGGCCCTGCCGTTCTCGGTCCGGGGCGTGCGGCTCGCGGCCGATCCCGCCGAGAGCGCGGCCAGGGGTGCGCTCGCCGCGGCGCGGGACGACGTCGACGCCTACGAGGAGGTCATCTGGTCCGAGTCCGGCTCCGAGTCCGCGTTCGACTCCGACGGCGGCGGCAGCGCCGGCGATCGGAACCAGGCCGCGGCTGCCAATGCAGCCGCCGGGCTCGAGCGGACCGAACTCTCGTTCGACGACGCGACGGCCGAGGCGGCGGCCGATCGCGCCGACGACGCCATCGACCAGCTGTTCGACCGGCTCGCGAACCGCGACGAGGAGATCGAGGCCGTCCGCGAGGACCTCGAGCAGCTGTTCGACGACCTCGAGTACGTCGAGGAGCGGACGGCCGCGGCCGAATCCGTCGACGCACTCGACGATCGCCTCGAGTCGGTCGCGGACGACCTGGCCGACCTCGAAGCCGAGAGCGAGACCCACGCGAGCGACGAGGCGGTCGACGCGCTCGACGATGACGTCGAGGCCCTTTCGGACGCGTTCGCGGAACTCGAGGCCGACGTCGACAACCTCGACGACGCACTCGAAGCGATCGAGACCACCGCGGCCGACGAACGAGCCGCCATCGACGAGCGCGTCGCCGGCCTGGCGACCGATCTCGACGCCGTCACCGAACGAGCGGACGCGGTCGACGAGCGGCTCGACGCCGTTCGAACCGCCCTCGACGAGTTCGAGGCGACCGCCGCGACCGAAGCGGCACTCGAGGAGGTGGACGAAACCGTCGCGGGCCTGATCGGCGAATGCGAGGCCCTCGAGGCGGACATCGAGCGGATCGAACCGCGCGTCGACGGGCTCGCCGGTCGGTTGGAAGAACTGAACACCCGGATCGACGGCGTCTCGGGCCGGCTCGAGGAGCGATCCGAACGGACCGACGCGCGGTTCGAGGACGTCGAGGAAGCGCTCGACGAGGAGATCCGCGCCGTCGGCGACGACGTCGCGGCCGTCGACGACGCCGTCACGGCGGTCCGCGAGACGGTCGACGACCGCGCCGCGGCGCTCGAGTCCCGCCTCGACACCCTTCGGGACGGACTCGACGACCTCGACGCCGCGACGGCCGACGGTGAGCGCGTCGAGACGCTGGCGGACGACCTCGGAGCGCTCGAATCGGCGCTCGAGGGGCTCGAGGAAACGGCAGCGGACGAGCAGCGCCTCGATTCCGTCGCGGACGACCAGGCGACCATCGAAACGACGCTCGGCGACCTCGACGACGCGGTCGCCGAACTGTCGGACCGGTTGGACGGCCTCGCGGACCGCGCGGCAGACGCCGCAACGGTCGACGCGCTCGCGAGCGATCTCGAGGCGGTCGACGGCGACGTGGCCGCGCTCGAATCGGAATTGGAGGCGCTCGACGATGCGTTCGACCAGCGACTCGACGAAACGGTCGCCGATATCGAATCCCGGATCGACGAGGGGACGGACGCGCTCGAGGCGGAGGTCGCCGCGCTCGAGACGACGATCGAACGGCTCGAGGACAAGACGGTCGACACCGACGAGTTCGCAACGGTGCGCGAATCGCTCGAGGACACCCGCGAGGGGGTCGATGCGGTGGATTCGGAGGTCGACGACGTCGCGATGGACGTCGCGGCCGTCGCGGACCGGGTGGACGGCGTCGAGACCGACCTCGCGGACCGGATCGACGACGTTCGCACGGCGATCGACGACCAGGTCGGCGAGGTTCGGACCGACGTCGACGAGCGGATCAACGGCGTCCGAACGGACCTCGACGAGGAAGTCGGCGACGTTCGGACGGATGTCGACGCCCGAATCGATGACGTCCGGACGGCACTCGACGACGCTGCCGCGGAACTCGAGGCCGAGATCGAGCGCGAAACCGACTCGCTCGCCGACTCCCTTACCGATCTGGCCGATCGCGTCGACGACACCGAGCGACGAGTGGACGACCAGGCCGACCGCGTCGACGAGACCGCGGGAACGCTCGCGGCTGTCGAAACCACGGTCGAAGACGTCAGCAGCGACCTCGAGGCGCTCGCGGACCGGGTCGACGACCTCGACGACGCGGCGAGTACCGAGACCGTCGCCGCGATCGAGGACGACGTCGCGGCCGTCAACGATCGCCTCGAGTCGCTTCGCGCAGCCCACGACGATTTGGTCGGGACCGTCGAGTCGGTCCCCGACGAATCGACCGTCGAGTCGCTCGACGATCGCCTTGCGGCGGTCAGCGAGCGGCTCTCGGACGTCGAAGGTCAGCTCGAAACGGTCGATGAGCGGTTCGGCGGGGACGAGGAATGGGTCGCGGAAATCGACGCGCTCCGGACCGAACTCGAAGCCGTTCGCGCCGACGCGACGACCGCATCCGCCCTCCCGTCCGCGGCCGTCGCCGGCGGCGGCGGTGCGGGTATCGTCGCCGGCGGCGTCACCGCGCTGGCCGGCGAGGCGATGATCGGCGCCGGCGCGGCCGTCGCCGGCCTGGTCCTGCTCGCCGTCGCGGTGTCGCTCGCCGAGTAGTCGGGGCCGAACGCCACTATTTCCGGAGAAAGGACGGGAACGCGGACCGGTGGCACCGCTCGACGGCGGCGACAGGGTCCGACGCGATCCGCGACTAGTCCCGAACCAACTCGACGTTTCGCATCTCGCCCCCGCACTGCCGGCAGGTACTGACGAGCGCGCCGCTGACCGTCTCCCGCCGGCCACACTGGACGCACTCGTACTCGCGACGGTCGTCGTCTGCCATGTGTTAGCACACGAATCTCATCGTGTTAACTCTTTCCTCGGTAAATCGCGATCGCCGGCCCTAATCACGGTCGAGCAGCCAGAGCATGCATCCGAGCAGCGACGCCCCGGCAATCGTCGTCGCCAGGAGCCAGAACGCGGCCCTGAAGCCGACGGTCTCCGAGAGCGCGCCGACGATCGCCGGCGCGATCGCGCCGGCGGCCATCAACAGCGTCCGCACGACGCCCAGGCCGCCGCCGGCGACGTCGTCCGGAATGGCCGCCATCAGGTACGCGCCCCTAACTGGCCGGAACCCGTGCGCTCCGATGCCGACCGTGACGAGGAGCCCGCCCAGCAGGATCGGATTACCCGTTCCGGTCAGCGAGACGAACGCGACCAGGCCAACCGACGCGAGCCCGAGGGTAGTGACGATCAGCGGCAGCCGCCCCACCCGATCGCTCAGGTTCCCGGTTACCAGTTGCACCAGGCTCGCGAGGAAGAGCGCGCTGTAGAGCAGGCTCGCGGTCGCCGTGGTAAGCCCGGCTTCGGTCGTGAGGTATCGCGGCGCGAACGCAACCAGTCCGTTGTAGGTAAACGAGAACAGCACCGTCACGAGGGCGAACGCCGAGAACCGCCAGTCGCGGAAGAGCGCGGCGTACTGCGCGACATCGGTGTCCCGCTCGTTCGCGGTCGCCTCCTCGCCGACGGAATCGTCGGACACCCGCTCGGGGACCCGGACTCGAAACGTCACTGCGAGCGCCAGGCCGACCAGGCCGGCGACCAGAAAGAGCAGCCGCCAGCTCGCGACCGGCCCGAGGGACAGCGAGGCGACGGCGACGACGGCGGGAGGCGCGACGACGCCGCTGAAGGCGCCGAACGTGTCCAGAACGCCGAGCGCGCGCCCCGTTCGCGAGGGATACGCGCGGGCGAGGAGTCGAACGGCGACGGTCTTGTGCACGCCGGTGCCGGCGCCCAACACGAGCATCGCGCCGACGAGGACGAGAAAGGACGAGTCGACCACCAGCGCGAGCGAGGCGGCGGTCGCGACGAGCACGCCCGCGGTGATGACCGTCACGGATCCGAGCCGGTCCGCGAGCACGCCCGAGGGGAACTGCATGGCCGCGTAGACGAGCATGAGCCCGGAGAAGGCGGTCCCGAGGACGGCGTCCGAGACCCCGTAGCTCGCCTCGAACGCGTCGAACAGCGGCGGAAAGGCGTAGCGAAGGAACTTCGCCAGAAACCAGATCGCGGCCGTCAGGACGAGCGCGTCGTATCCCGCGAATCGCCCGGCCGCTCGTCGAACCGTCATGCGTTCTTACCGGGAGTACGCGAGCGGAGGACCGAGAGTCCTCCGGTCGCGGTCCAAATCGAACGCAACGCGGAAGGCCTGGCGACGCGGAGCGACCGTATGGGCTATCACACGTACCCGGTCGAGCGAGCGGACGCCCTCGAGGATCCCGGTCGCTACCGGTACTGTTCCCGCGAGGAACTGCTCACGATGCTCGATCCCACGGACGACGATCGCGTGGCCGATCTCGGCTCCGGCACGGGGTTCTACGCTGACGACGTCGCGCCGTTCGTCGACACGCTCTACGCCGTCGACGTCCAGCAGGCGATGCACGACCGCTATCGCGAGAAGGGCACCCCCGACGCCGTCGAGTTCATCACGGCCGAAGTCTCGTCGCTCCCCTTCGACGACGATCACCTCGACGGCGCCTACTCGACGATGACCCATCACGAGTACGCGGCACCGGTGAACGGGACTGACGCTGACGCCGATGCTGGCGACGGCGCGCTCGCCGAACTCGCGCGAGTGCTCCGGCCCGGCGCTCGCCTGGTCACGGTCGACTGGTCGGCCGACGGCAGCGGGGAGTCCGGCCCGCCGCTGGCGGAACGGTACGATCTCGACGAGGCGACAGCCCAACTGGAGGCCGCCGGATTCGAGATCGAGACCGCCAGCGACCGACCGGAGACGATCGCGATCGTCGCGACCCGATGACGGCGGACCGAACGGGCGGACGATAAATCACTCAAATTCGGCCGATCACGGCGTCGCCGCCTGCCCGCACTCCGAACACCGTGACTGCGGGTACCGGGAGACGGCCGACGGCCTCGACGGCAGTCCGGGATGTGACGGATCAGCCGGGCGCGCTCGCTGCTCAGTCGAAGTCGGGCAGGTCCTCCGGCGGTTCGTACTCCGCCTCCCAGTCGACGTACTCCTCCTTGAGCGTGACCGAGACGATCTGGCCGAACTCTGTCAGCTCGGCGTTGATCGAGGAGACCGTCCCCCAGGTGTCGAGGTCGGGGTGGTACTCCCGGGCCTGCCAATCCTCGGGGATACCGGGCGCGTGATAGCCGACGCGGTCGGCGAAGTCGTCCCAGAAGAAATCGAAGCCGGCGAAGAGATCGAGGTCGCGGGCGATTCCGTACTCGCGCTCCTCGAGATCGGTGTCCGCGCGCCACTCGTCGAACGCTTCCTCCCAGGCGCCCTCCTCGAGGAACGCCTGGAGCTCCTCGCGCCGGTAGTCGATCTCCTCGGTCCCGTCAGCGCTGATGGTCGCGTCCTCGTACTCGTTGGGATCGACGAACTCCAACTCCGGCGGCTCGGGGGGGTCGACCTCGAGTGTCATGGGCGGACGTAGGGCGGGTCACCGGATAAGAATTCCCACCTTTCGGTCGCGATCACGGCCGCGGTTGCGGTCGTCGTCGCCCGCTCGGGACGGCGGCGCCCGATTCGGACTCAGCCGTCGCGTCGCCGCTCGAGTTCGCGTTCGAGTTCGAACGGCAGCCGCGCGTACGCGAACGCGTTCTGGCGGAGTTTGTCGACGGTCGTGTACTCGTCGATCGCGTGAGCCGTTCCAGTGCCGGTCGCGAACTCGACGGTCGGAACGCCGGCCTCCCGGAACACCTGGGCGTCGCCGCTGCCCGTTGCGAACCGGCGGTAGACCGGCGTCGGGAGGACGTCGTCGGCGACCGCGGTCGTCGCGCGGACGATCGGCGACTCGGGGTCCGTGTACGACCCCTCGGTCCACCTGACGTTCGTGAGCGTCGCGGCGGCCCGATCGTCGAGACAGTCGCGGATCCGCGAGACGATCGCCTCGGGATCGACCGACGGCAACACGCGGATGTCGAGTTGCGCCGTGGCGCTCGGGGGAACGGTATTGACGGCGTCACCGCCGGCTAATGTCCCGAGGTTGACGGTCGGCGAGTGAAACAGGTCCACCGCCGCGTTCTCGTTGAGATAGTGCGAGTAGTACTCGACGCTCTCGGCGAGGATCGCGTCGTCGATCCCCTCGGTTGGGACGTCGAACCCGTGAAGCCGGCGTCGGCACGTCTCGACGACCTCGTAGAGGCGATCGATCGCGTTCTCGCCGAGCATCGGCCGCGACCCGTGGGCGGCGCGGCCCTCGTACTCGATCGAGGGCCAGATGTACCCCCGGTCGCCGACCGCGATCGAGTTGACGTCGCGCCGGCCGGTCGCCTCGCCGATGACGCAGGCGTCGGGGTCCAGTCGGTCGCTCTTTAACCGCGCGGTCAGTCCCACGTCGCCGCCGACTTCCTCGTCGCTTACGAAGGCGAACTGCAGCGTCACCGGCGGCACGGTGTCGGTGCGAGCGTACGCGCGAGCGACCTGGACCATCGCGCCGATGGCCCCTTTCATGTCCGTCGTGCCCCTGCCATACAGCCGGTCGCCGACGACGTCGCCAAGCGGATCGTAGTCCCACTCCGCGGCGTCGAACGGGACCGTATCGACGTGGCCGTTGTACATGAGCGTGAAGTCGCTGGCGCCCGGCAGCGTCGCGACGACGTTCGGTTTCATCGGATCGACGGCAAACCGCTCGCAGTCGAGGCCGAGCGATTCGAACTCGTCGGTGAGCCGCTCGATCAGTTCCCGCGTGTTGCCCGGCGGATTCCGGGTGTCCGCGGCGACGATCCGCCTGGTGGTCTCGAGTAGCTCGCGGGTGTTGTCCGCCAGATACGTTCGTACGGAGCCGACGGCGCCGCGCTCGTCGTCCATACCGGTCATATCGGTCGTTGATCGGCTAAAATCTCAGGCTCGATTTCAATTTCCATCTGTGAATCGAGTTATGTTACCCCCAGTCGTAGCCGAACTCCTCGGCGTCGCGGTGGATATAATCGGTCTCGAGCGCTTCGCTCACCATTCGCGCGAGGTCGTCTAGCTCCTCCTCGATGTCCTCGATATCGTCCGCGTCGAGGTCGTCGTGCGTTTCCGGCAACTCCGCCGGAACCGCCGGCGCGCGGTAGCCGACGTCCGCCGCGGCCGGGTTCCAGTAAAAGTCGAGTTCGTCGAGCAGCCCCAGCTCGCGGACGGCCCGGAATTCGTCCTCGGTCAGGTAGGTGTGTGCGGCCCATTCGTCGAAGACGTCCTCCCAGGCGCCCGCTGCCAGGAAGTCGGCCAGCTCCTCCCGGCGCGTGTCGTCACCCGTCCGCTCGTCCGGTTCGTCGACGGCGTCGTAGTCGCCCGGATCCTGCGGGCCGCTGAGCGTCGGCGGATCGGGAATCTCGACATCGAGCGTCATACCCGAACGTTCGCCCGGCGGCGGTATGGGCGTTTGCCCGGCAGGAGACCGGGTCGGGCCGTCGCCGGCGCGCGTCGATACGGCCTGGTTCGGGTCGATCCGTCCGATTCCCGCCTTTGAACGCGTCCCCTATAGTTATTTCAACCGCGATACAACCACCATGTATGGCCAGCGGGAGCGACGGCGGTCGGGAGTACTCCCTCGTCGAGCTGTTCGCTATCAAGTTCGTCCTGGCCGACGTACTGATCATCGCGGTCTTGCTGCTGTCCGGACCGCTGTACGCCATCCTGCTAACCGCCCTGCTCGTGCTCGGCGGCCTCCTCCTGTGGTATCTGGTTGAACGAGCCGGCACCGGGCCGTCCAACGCCGTCGATGCCGACCGGTCCGTCGAACGGCCGGCCGACTACGGCCAGGCGGGCGCGGGGTCCACCTCCGATTTCGAGTCCGATCCCGATCCCGACCCCGTGACGATCCTTCAGGAACGGTACGCTGCCGGCGAGCTCACCGAGACCGAGTTCGAGGCGAAGCTAGACCGACTGCTCGAGGCCGACGAGC
It includes:
- a CDS encoding 50S ribosomal protein L11, with protein sequence MAGTIEVLVPGGQADPGPPLGPELGPTPVDVQAVVQEINDQTEAFDGTEVPVTVDYEDDGSFEIDVGVPPTAELIKDEAGFDTGSGEPQEDFVADLSVDQVRQIAEQKHPDLLAYDVKNAAKEVVGTCASMGVTIEGNDAREFKERVDDGEYDDVLAEA
- a CDS encoding MFS transporter; the encoded protein is MTVRRAAGRFAGYDALVLTAAIWFLAKFLRYAFPPLFDAFEASYGVSDAVLGTAFSGLMLVYAAMQFPSGVLADRLGSVTVITAGVLVATAASLALVVDSSFLVLVGAMLVLGAGTGVHKTVAVRLLARAYPSRTGRALGVLDTFGAFSGVVAPPAVVAVASLSLGPVASWRLLFLVAGLVGLALAVTFRVRVPERVSDDSVGEEATANERDTDVAQYAALFRDWRFSAFALVTVLFSFTYNGLVAFAPRYLTTEAGLTTATASLLYSALFLASLVQLVTGNLSDRVGRLPLIVTTLGLASVGLVAFVSLTGTGNPILLGGLLVTVGIGAHGFRPVRGAYLMAAIPDDVAGGGLGVVRTLLMAAGAIAPAIVGALSETVGFRAAFWLLATTIAGASLLGCMLWLLDRD
- a CDS encoding HEWD family protein translates to MSAQVRKPTARVCEECDRAEAWDDDLEAWQIAREDGEKRVGNPHCIHEWDINGTFNPVDGPDS
- a CDS encoding SHOCT domain-containing protein, with the protein product MASGSDGGREYSLVELFAIKFVLADVLIIAVLLLSGPLYAILLTALLVLGGLLLWYLVERAGTGPSNAVDADRSVERPADYGQAGAGSTSDFESDPDPDPVTILQERYAAGELTETEFEAKLDRLLEADERAEAAGVETESLSLERTD
- a CDS encoding M20 family metallopeptidase, with the translated sequence MDDERGAVGSVRTYLADNTRELLETTRRIVAADTRNPPGNTRELIERLTDEFESLGLDCERFAVDPMKPNVVATLPGASDFTLMYNGHVDTVPFDAAEWDYDPLGDVVGDRLYGRGTTDMKGAIGAMVQVARAYARTDTVPPVTLQFAFVSDEEVGGDVGLTARLKSDRLDPDACVIGEATGRRDVNSIAVGDRGYIWPSIEYEGRAAHGSRPMLGENAIDRLYEVVETCRRRLHGFDVPTEGIDDAILAESVEYYSHYLNENAAVDLFHSPTVNLGTLAGGDAVNTVPPSATAQLDIRVLPSVDPEAIVSRIRDCLDDRAAATLTNVRWTEGSYTDPESPIVRATTAVADDVLPTPVYRRFATGSGDAQVFREAGVPTVEFATGTGTAHAIDEYTTVDKLRQNAFAYARLPFELERELERRRDG
- a CDS encoding rubrerythrin-like domain-containing protein, with the protein product MADDDRREYECVQCGRRETVSGALVSTCRQCGGEMRNVELVRD
- a CDS encoding disk-shape morphogenesis protein volactin, encoding MHYGLDIGPEAVRAATDADDDPAIESLPPVVAPVDDAALDAADLSGEGRTVNGDGTTYAVGADARAVAEVSDEETASLFENGILHEDTTAYAAPALDALIDDIVDDATAERLCYTTPGALVDAAVPTDAHREAVESVLADRGIDATPISTGFAVVYDQLADDNYTGLGIRLGAQTSSVALAYYGVPAMAVSIAKGRDWVIERAAGDTGYAPEQVAGVLDDFVLDPDAAAGGVESALAQAYDDLVAELIDAIRTAADESDVQQGLAVPIAIAGAGAIEGVEYLVGGRFDAAALPFSVRGVRLAADPAESAARGALAAARDDVDAYEEVIWSESGSESAFDSDGGGSAGDRNQAAAANAAAGLERTELSFDDATAEAAADRADDAIDQLFDRLANRDEEIEAVREDLEQLFDDLEYVEERTAAAESVDALDDRLESVADDLADLEAESETHASDEAVDALDDDVEALSDAFAELEADVDNLDDALEAIETTAADERAAIDERVAGLATDLDAVTERADAVDERLDAVRTALDEFEATAATEAALEEVDETVAGLIGECEALEADIERIEPRVDGLAGRLEELNTRIDGVSGRLEERSERTDARFEDVEEALDEEIRAVGDDVAAVDDAVTAVRETVDDRAAALESRLDTLRDGLDDLDAATADGERVETLADDLGALESALEGLEETAADEQRLDSVADDQATIETTLGDLDDAVAELSDRLDGLADRAADAATVDALASDLEAVDGDVAALESELEALDDAFDQRLDETVADIESRIDEGTDALEAEVAALETTIERLEDKTVDTDEFATVRESLEDTREGVDAVDSEVDDVAMDVAAVADRVDGVETDLADRIDDVRTAIDDQVGEVRTDVDERINGVRTDLDEEVGDVRTDVDARIDDVRTALDDAAAELEAEIERETDSLADSLTDLADRVDDTERRVDDQADRVDETAGTLAAVETTVEDVSSDLEALADRVDDLDDAASTETVAAIEDDVAAVNDRLESLRAAHDDLVGTVESVPDESTVESLDDRLAAVSERLSDVEGQLETVDERFGGDEEWVAEIDALRTELEAVRADATTASALPSAAVAGGGGAGIVAGGVTALAGEAMIGAGAAVAGLVLLAVAVSLAE
- a CDS encoding class I SAM-dependent methyltransferase, which produces MGYHTYPVERADALEDPGRYRYCSREELLTMLDPTDDDRVADLGSGTGFYADDVAPFVDTLYAVDVQQAMHDRYREKGTPDAVEFITAEVSSLPFDDDHLDGAYSTMTHHEYAAPVNGTDADADAGDGALAELARVLRPGARLVTVDWSADGSGESGPPLAERYDLDEATAQLEAAGFEIETASDRPETIAIVATR
- the cutA gene encoding divalent-cation tolerance protein CutA is translated as MPTVYITAPPEAADELADRLVEERLAACVNRLATTSTYRWDGEIHHDDEEVLLAKTTDEAYDDLVTRVREVHPYDVPCIERFDESDVLDSFAEWRAESVE